A window of Seriola aureovittata isolate HTS-2021-v1 ecotype China chromosome 17, ASM2101889v1, whole genome shotgun sequence genomic DNA:
catagtatggcaatgaatacaacgacattgtatattaaggcaaaaaaaaaagccaaaaaacgacatagtatagtatggcataaaatgtaaaaaaaaacatcatagtatattaaggtataaaaggtcttaaaaacctcatagtatggcaatgaatacaacgacatagtatattaagtcataaaaatatcatattatagtatggcataaaagtgtgaaaaatgtcatagtatagtatggcataaaatgtcaaaaaaatatcatagactattaaggcataaaaggtcttaaaaacctcatagtatggtaaggaatacaacaacatagtatagttagggataaaaatgccgaaaaatgtcatagtatagtatagcaaaaaaatgtgaaaaatgtcatagtatagtatggcataaaatgtcaagaaaacatcatattatattaaggcataaaaggtcttaaaaacctcatggtatggcaatgaatacaacaacatagtatattaagtcataaaaatgtcaaaaaatgtcataatatagtatagcaaaaaaatgacaaaaaacatagtacagtaaggcataaaacaacatagtatagtatggcataaaacgtcaaaaaaacatcatagtatattaaggcgtaaaaggtcataaaaacatcatagtatagtacggaatacaacaacattgtatagtgtggcataaaaatgtgaaaaatgtcatagtatagtatggcataaaacaacatagtatagcatggcataaaacgtcaaaaaaccatcaaagtatattaaggcgtaaaaggtcataaaaacatcatagtatagtatggaatccaacgacattgtatagtaaggcataaaaatgctaaaaaacgtcatagtatagtatggcataaacatatcaaaaacgtcatagtatagtatggcataaagtttcaaaaaaacatcatagtatattaaggaataaaaggtcttcaaaacctcatagtatgtcaatgaatacaacgacatagtatattaaggcataaaaatgtcaaaaaacgtcatagtatagtatggcataaaaatgtcatagtatagtatggcataaaacgtcaaaaaaatatcatagactattaaggcataaaacgtcttaaaaacctcatagtatggtaaggaatacaacaacatagtatagttagggataaaaatgccgaaaaacctcatagtatagtatggcataaaaatgtcaaaaatctcatagtatagtatggcataaaacgtcaaaaaaacctcatagtatattaaggcataaagggtcttaaaaacgtcatagtatggcaatgaatacaacgacataaaatattaaggcataaaaatctcaaaaaatgtcatagtataataaggcataaaatgtcaaaaaaggtaattgtattgtaaggcataaaagatcataaaaacgtcataatatggtaaggaataaaacaacatagtatactaaggtatagaaatgccaaaaaacctcatagtatagcataagAATGCCTCCTTTATTCCTTTCTCTATAAAGTGCATGGACACTCTTTATTTGACCTCAGTCTGCAGTTAGACTCTGTTGGGACTGTAGCCTGATCTTTTGCAAAGATGGTATTGAAAGACACAGAGATAActtaatttcatatttccatcacaatagtaagacataaaacatcattaaatcatcatagtatagaaaggcataaaacaacatagtaaagtaaggcatataaatgtaaaaaaacatcatagtatattcaggcataaacatgtctaaaaatgtaatagtaaagtatggcataaaacatcattaaatcatcatagtacagtaaggcataaaattgtcatggtatagtatggcataaaatgtaaaaaaaaatcatagtatattaagacataaaaggtaataaaaacatcattgtatggtaaggaatacaacgacatagtatcgttaggcataaaaataccaaaaaacgccatagtatagtatggcataaaacgtcaaaaaaatatcatagtatattaaggcataaaagttcttAAAAAgctcatagtatggcaatgaatacaatGTCATAGTCTAGTTgggcataaatatgccaaaaaacatcatagtatagtatggcctaaaaatttcaaaaatgtcatagtataatgtggcataaaacatcaaaaaaactcCAATGAATAACTATATTATTTCCATAAgtacaaaaatgaatgaaatgataaatagataaataaatcaatagtTGAACACaatatatattcaatatttacaTACTTCTGATTAACTGTGCacattacttatttatttatttatttatttatttatttattctgttctCTAAAGCCCTCCTTCTATGTCTTGTAGAGTGAAAtcagacattttctgaaatgtaGATTCAGTTTTCCAGTAAATAAGAGgacatttcaaatgaatataATTTGGTCTCACAGTGTCATATGCAGTGGTGTTCTGCAACATAATTGGCAAACAGCAGATGGCAGCAATAATATCTACAAGTGATTTAGAGTCTCTCTTCTAGGAatccagaagaagaagaagggggaggaagaaaaggaggaagaaggtgtgtgtttaaaaaggGTGTGTTGCAGCTGCTGTTAGAGTATTTGAGGCAACCTACAGGACACAGTTTCAGAAGTTGTGAGCAGACCTTTGCTGAGAATCACTCCAGGTTTACGACATTGGTCAGGTTTGTACTGTTcaactaaacttttttttaaaaagtacaacTAAGTATTATCTGGTAAGTTTTGGCAGCTGAGCTCAAGGACCGCTGCTGGCTAGTGAACTAAGAGCTAAGTCTTCTGTTACAGTCATTGAGGTTACAGTGAATCTATTCTGTGTGCcaacttttttattaaaatgtaaatgaaaatctgCTCCAACAAGCTGTAAATTAGTGTTGCTGGATTTAGTTTTAACCAGTACATCAGTGGTGGGATTTTACCAGTCAGAATGACcaagttttatttacagttggGTACGGTGTGGAGATGCAGAACAACAGCAGTGTGACTAactttcagcagctgcaggaaagaTGGACCACCCTGCTGAACCGCCTTCATGATGACCCAAAGGTAACCCAAAATGTAATCCCCTGCATCTGTTACCATAAAtcttagtgttttttttcttttattttctcaatttcctCACAGCTGAATGACAAGTGTCTTTTCCAGGTAACACAGGTAATGGAGACGAGGCTCGGGCAGTACCTCAGCAGCCATCCTGTCTTAGCTCTCACAGTGATGGTGTTCGGTGTTATGGCTGCACTGCCTGTTGGACTTTTCCTCGTTTTTGCTCTTGTGACCATTATTATGTCAGCattaggttttattttctttgaggGTAGGTGTACTCATGTCAAATTCAGCCTTTGCATTGTAATGTTTTGTGACACTGCACCTCACAGCCACACACCTGAAATCTTTTTCACTGTCTCCTCCAGTGTTCCTGTTGTTTGTGGGAGGGttgactctgctgtgtgtgctcTCTGGCCTCGCCTTCTTCGCTGTTATGGTTTCAGtcatctttaatgttttttatatcaCCATCTTCAACATCCTCAACTACTATGACCCACGACTGACAAAGGTAATGTACTGCAGACTCAGCTCtagttattttattatatacagtatgtaatgcCCGAACATAATCTCTTCCACAGTAGTAGTATATATACACACGTTCATATTACTTACACTGACACTGTATCACAAGGAACTATTAAATGTTTAGACACTATTATTTATGTCATTCTCTTCTCCTTTATTCCCATCAGCAACATAAAGTCCAGGGGAAGGAGAATAATTGTGAATCCTCAAAACTGAAGGAAATGCAGTAGCTCTCTTCGTCTTCTCTCAACTTTCATCTATAGTTTACAGAAAGCTTAAATCAGCGCTGCTGAAGCTTGATGGTTGGGATTCAGAGAACACAGATGCTTGAATATATGGTGGCTTGAGTCTAGGATCTTCTGTTGTAACAGATTTTCTAAGCACAAAGACTGGTGGTTACTGTATGCGTAAAACCtaaatattgaaatgaaaagtgttaTTATCTTCATATATAGTGCAATAGTTATATAATGTCTACAACAGCCAATGGCCTGTAATCTAATTTTTGAACTGCCTAATTATCCAAATACAGACGCCTTGATATATGTCTGATCTGTGTATATTCTAAATGCACAGATCTTGGAATGGCAGCTCTTTTCTATCACTAAAGGAAAAACTCTGTTGTTGAATATGGTTTTCAGTCTGAAAATGCCTTTATATTTATGAatgtttgcatttgcattttgatatttaatgtTTGTGCCTCTTAGGCAGTGAAGATGCACTACACTATACTGTTACATGTCTTTGTTTGCTGTTACCTGGAAAAGAACAACCTGCATTTGTAAAACAGTATGAATAAAAGCTCATTAGAATGAAAGTTTGCTCTGGTCTTCTGTCCAAACAAGAGATCCTGCATGTCTGACTCTATTTATATCTCCCTACTCTATCAGTGTGGTATGATTAACTACAAATGTTTCCATACAAAAGAATCTCCCATGTATTACAAagaactttagaggagactcCCTCACAACTGAAACATATTCCTGTGGGCCTTCTTGTAGAGCTATATGGAAAGGAGTTTGTCTGCTTAATTTGATTGAATGTGCATGTTGCTTccctttaaaatgtatttaatac
This region includes:
- the LOC130185350 gene encoding lipid droplet assembly factor 1-like isoform X1, producing MQNNSSVTNFQQLQERWTTLLNRLHDDPKVTQNVTQVMETRLGQYLSSHPVLALTVMVFGVMAALPVGLFLVFALVTIIMSALGFIFFEVFLLFVGGLTLLCVLSGLAFFAVMVSVIFNVFYITIFNILNYYDPRLTKQHKVQGKENNCESSKLKEMQ
- the LOC130185350 gene encoding lipid droplet assembly factor 1-like isoform X2, which gives rise to MQNNSSVTNFQQLQERWTTLLNRLHDDPKVTQVMETRLGQYLSSHPVLALTVMVFGVMAALPVGLFLVFALVTIIMSALGFIFFEVFLLFVGGLTLLCVLSGLAFFAVMVSVIFNVFYITIFNILNYYDPRLTKQHKVQGKENNCESSKLKEMQ